The window GTTTGATGGGTCACGGTATCGGGTGGGACCCGCTTCAGCAGGGGCATATCCGGGACCCGCTGCTTATGGCAATGGCGGACCGTTAACCGTTACCGACTGCAACGTGAAAGTGGGGAAACTACAACCGCAGTTCTTTCCGAAAGTATTTGGAAAAAATCAAGATGAACCCCTCAATAGTGAGATTGTTGAGGCAAAATTTCAGGAATTGACCGCAAAAATTGGGGATCATCGCCTGCCAGAAGCCGTTGCATCGGGTTTTCTTGCTATTGCAGTGGAAAAAATGGCAAACGCGATCAAAAAAATCTCCTTAGAAAAAGGCTATGATGTCTCAAAATATACCCTCTGCTGTTTTGGCGGTGCAGGGGGACAACATGCTTGTTTAATTGCGGATGCCTTAGGCATGAAGCGAGTGCTGATTCATCCGTATGCAGGAGTTTTATCCGCTTATGGCATTGGTTTAGCGGATATTCGGGTCTTGCGAGAAAAAGCGGTGGAAGCCAAATTGACACCCGATTTAGACTTAAAATCCCTCTTTTCTCCCTTAATTACAGAAGCGCAAGAAGAATTAGCAAAACAAACTAATACTTCCTCGCCAGAAAGAACCACCACCCAGCAAAAAGTGCATCTGAAATACGAAGGAACAGACTCGCCTCTCTTGGTGAACTTTGCCAGCTTAGACCAGATGCAAGCGGAATTTAATAGCATTCATCAGCAGCGGTATGGCTTTGTTATGGAAGGAAAACCCTTAATTGTAGAAGCGATATCCGTGGAATTGATTTATGAAACCGAACCCTTAGCAGAAAAAACGGTTCTCCGTTCCCGAGAAACGCCACCGCAACCCATCACCACCGTTTCTGTTTATACCGGCGAGAAATGGCACGATACCCCAGTTTATCAACGAGAAGATTTACAGCCAGGCGACTCCATTCCCAGTCCAGCGATGATTATAGAACCCACAGGAACCAATATGATTGAACTGGGTTGGGAAGCAATGGTAAATGATCATGGTCATCTGATTCTCTGTAAGCAAAGCGAAGCCGTCAAGCAGACCGTACAACCCACAGTGACAGAAACCCCTGATCCCGTGCTTTTAGAAATTTTTAATAACTTGTTCCGTTCTATTGCTGAACAAATGGGAACAACGCTACAAAATACCAGTTATTCGGTGAATATTAAAGAGCGATTAGACTTTTCTTGTGCCATTTTCGACCAAAACGGGCAATTAGTGGCAAATGCCCCTCACATTCCGGTTCATTTGGGTTCCATGAGTGAGAGTGTGGGCAGTTTAATTACAGCGCAACAAGGAAACTTAAAACCAGGGGATGTCTATGTTCTGAATAATCCTTATAACGGTGGAACCCATCTCCCTGATGTTACGGTAATTACCCCTGTTTTTGTCGATGAGAGTGCATCACCTCTATTTTATGTGGCATCCCGAGGACATCACGCCGATATTGGCGGCATTACCCCTGGTTCCATGCCTCCTTACAGTACCCACATTGAAGAAGAAGGGGTATTACTGGATAACTTCCTCCTCGTGGAAAACGGACACTTCCGAGAAGAAGCCCTTGTCGAAAAACTTACTACGGGTGACTATCCGGTGCGAAATGTTACTCAGAATATTGCCGACTTACAAGCGCAAATTGCAGCGAATGAGAAAGGTGTTCAAGAGTTACTGCGGATGGTGGAACAGTTTAGCTTGGAAACGGTACAAGCGTATATGTTCCATGTGCAAAACAATGCAGAGACAGCGGTTAAAAAAGTAATTGAACGGTTGCGGGAAGGGAGTTATCGCACCGAGTTGGATACAGGTGGACACATTCAAGTCCAAATTTTAATTAATCGCGAGACCCATCGCGCCACCATTGACTTTACCGGCACTTCTCCCCAACAAGCCAGTAATTTCAACGCACCAGCAGCAGTTTGTAAAGCAGCGGTACTATACGTTTTTCGGACGCTGGTGGATGATAATATACCGCTGAATGCCGGTTGTTTGAAACCACTAGATATTATTATCCCAGAAGGGTGCTTATTAAATCCCACTCCGCCGGCGGCAGTGGTAGCTGGCAATGTGGAAACCTCTCAGTTAATTGTGGACACCCTTTATGGGGCGTTAGAGGTGATGGCAGCCTCTCAAGGGACCATGAATAATTTCACCTTTGGTAATGACCGCTATCAATATTACGAAACGATTTGTGGCGGTGCGGGGGCTGGTAAGGTCTTTAAAGGGGCGGATGCAGTACATACCCACATGACCAACTCCCGTTTAACTGACCCAGAAGTGTTAGAGTGGCGCTTTCCGGTATTGGTGGAAGAGTTTAAGATTCGAGAAAAGAGTGGCGGAAATGGGCAATATCAGGGCGGAAATGGCGTGATCCGTCGCATTAAATTCTTAGAAGCGATGACAGCAGGAATTTTGTCTGGTCGTCGTCAGTTTGCCCCGTTTGGTTTAGCCGGGGGTGAGTCGGGAAAACCAGGACGCAATGCTGTTGAAAGAAATGATGGCACCCTTGAGGAGTTAGACAGTACGGCAACCGTGGAGATGCAACCGGGAGATGTTTTTATTATTGAAACTCCAGGCGGTGGTGGATATGGTCATTCTGAGTAATGGTTAGAGGAACAGTTCTGCAACAGGACAGCTAAATTCAGATAACAGGTGACTGGTTAAGGTATCTTCAGCGAGTAAGGTAACAGCTAATTGTAAAACAGCTTGTTCCCGTCGATAGACTTTAACTTGTTGTTGCTGATAGTCTACAATGCAGTATTCTTGTACACCTTGGGTGGAGT is drawn from Cyanobacteria bacterium GSL.Bin1 and contains these coding sequences:
- a CDS encoding 5-oxoprolinase, translated to FDGSRYRVGPASAGAYPGPAAYGNGGPLTVTDCNVKVGKLQPQFFPKVFGKNQDEPLNSEIVEAKFQELTAKIGDHRLPEAVASGFLAIAVEKMANAIKKISLEKGYDVSKYTLCCFGGAGGQHACLIADALGMKRVLIHPYAGVLSAYGIGLADIRVLREKAVEAKLTPDLDLKSLFSPLITEAQEELAKQTNTSSPERTTTQQKVHLKYEGTDSPLLVNFASLDQMQAEFNSIHQQRYGFVMEGKPLIVEAISVELIYETEPLAEKTVLRSRETPPQPITTVSVYTGEKWHDTPVYQREDLQPGDSIPSPAMIIEPTGTNMIELGWEAMVNDHGHLILCKQSEAVKQTVQPTVTETPDPVLLEIFNNLFRSIAEQMGTTLQNTSYSVNIKERLDFSCAIFDQNGQLVANAPHIPVHLGSMSESVGSLITAQQGNLKPGDVYVLNNPYNGGTHLPDVTVITPVFVDESASPLFYVASRGHHADIGGITPGSMPPYSTHIEEEGVLLDNFLLVENGHFREEALVEKLTTGDYPVRNVTQNIADLQAQIAANEKGVQELLRMVEQFSLETVQAYMFHVQNNAETAVKKVIERLREGSYRTELDTGGHIQVQILINRETHRATIDFTGTSPQQASNFNAPAAVCKAAVLYVFRTLVDDNIPLNAGCLKPLDIIIPEGCLLNPTPPAAVVAGNVETSQLIVDTLYGALEVMAASQGTMNNFTFGNDRYQYYETICGGAGAGKVFKGADAVHTHMTNSRLTDPEVLEWRFPVLVEEFKIREKSGGNGQYQGGNGVIRRIKFLEAMTAGILSGRRQFAPFGLAGGESGKPGRNAVERNDGTLEELDSTATVEMQPGDVFIIETPGGGGYGHSE